The following coding sequences lie in one Labeo rohita strain BAU-BD-2019 unplaced genomic scaffold, IGBB_LRoh.1.0 scaffold_706, whole genome shotgun sequence genomic window:
- the LOC127161654 gene encoding tapasin-like: FSFFLKVILSISSKTPVVRSRLGEPVLLDCGFWVDLSSPVHGSGFSIEWRYQFRGEGRLVLAYDGKNDRFAETAETGADIDITGLYETGNASLILEESQVRHSGTYICTVYLPHLLAQVAVDLEIVEPPSLSIYPSPLPLLVPGQVLVVQCEASGFAPHTLDLSWEFSGADGTSRSLGQGSVTGHRQASDGTFSQSSRLELDSGKLGLGRGGEIICVAKHDGGTRRASSTLNVIGVSAPSIEDSMAMVAVALVLYGMIKFLSWTFSSSDSSDTDSKDKKEK; this comes from the exons ttctctttctttcttaaagTCATTCTCAGCATCTCCAGTAAAACCCCTGTGGTTCGCTCTAGACTGGGAGAACCGGTTCTGTTAGACTGCGGGTTCTGGGTTGATCTGTCTTCTCCAGTTCACGGCTCTGGATTCTCTATCGAGTGGCGTTATCAGTTCCGGGGTGAAGGACGACTGGTCCTCGCTTACGACGGCAAGAATGATCGGTTTGCAGAGACAGCAGAGACCGGAGCCGATATTGACATCACAGGCCTCTATGAAACAGGAAACGCATCTCTGATTCTGGAAGAATCTCAAGTGAGACACTCAGGAACTTACATCTGCACAGTCTATCTGCCACACCTGCTGGCTCAGGTAGCCGTGGACCTGGAGATAGTTG AGCCTCCATCTCTCTCCATCTACCCGTCTCCTCTTCCTCTGCTGGTTCCTGGGCAGGTGCTGGTGGTCCAGTGTGAGGCATCTGGTTTTGCTCCTCACACTCTGGATCTGAGCTGGGAGTTCAGCGGGGCAGATGGGACGTCCCGCTCTCTGGGTCAAGGCAGTGTAACAGGTCACAGACAGGCATCTGATGGCACCTTCAGTCAGAGCAGCCGTCTGGAGCTGGACTCGGGGAAGCTGGGACTCGGTCGTGGTGGAGAAATTATCTGTGTTGCCAAACATGATGGAGGAACACGACGAGCTTCTTCAACACTCAATGTGATCG GTGTCAGTGCTCCTTCTATTGAGGACTCTATGGCGATGGTTGCTGTTGCACTTGTTCTTTATGGCATGATAAAGTTTCTTTCCTGGACATTCAGCTCTTCTG ACTCCAGTGACACAGATTCAAAGGATAAG AAGGAGAAGTAA